The Vigna angularis cultivar LongXiaoDou No.4 chromosome 6, ASM1680809v1, whole genome shotgun sequence genome contains the following window.
cccgtaactcatacttagacaaagaaaatggctttgaaaccatcaccaacagtcCCGGAAGGGTCCAAAACCTCCAAAACGACTTAAGAAACGTTCGAAACGGACACCCGGAACcccaaaaactatcaaaaacaaAGACCAAGCCACTTTCTGCGAACaactcgcgcccgggcgccagATGAGGGGCGCTGGGCGCGACTTTTCCCGAGagtctcgcgcctgggcgccaccggggggcgccgggcgcgaacCAGAAGTCGTCCAGCCCCATACCAGTTGACAACAATCATTTTGCACCTGTTTTGATCAGTTTGATGACTttaacaagtcacaaatgacttaCCTAAGATATCCCAATAGCCCAAATGTACTCAAAATCCTTActtcccaaaatcactacctcacttcctctcaaagtgaCCCAAAACTCTATCATCTTGTTCAAAACAATGTATACTTTCCTTACCTTTCAGTTGATCACCCCTCAAACAAAATACATACATCAACATAACAATCTCAAATATCATCTCAGTCCAACCACATCCACAGTCACAAATTTCCAGCATACAGTTCATTTAAAAATCAACACATGTATTGTTCATACAACCCATagaaagatctagctccccttacctcttgaagacttcctttgtagACCTTGAATCAATCTTCACAAGACTTGCAGCACCTTGGCCTCCTTGCAACTCCAGAAACTCTCAACTTCACCTCTCTCACGGATTTTCCAGCAAAGACTTCACTCCCACAAGTGCAGAACCCCTTTCTCCTTCTCCCCACATTTCCAAATCTGCCCCCTAGAGATATCATGCCCCTTAATCCACTAAGAAGCACTAATCATTGGAAAGGAGGTATGCCCATGCTCCCCTCTGACCCAAGGAACCAATCATTTTCAGTCTGGAGCATATTCCCCCAACTTTCCACGCAATCCCCACTTATATCAGATAAGAAACGTGAAAACCGACAAcactcgcgctcgggcgcccctagAATAGGGCGACGGGCGCAAGTCTCCCAACAGCACAACAGTTGCAACTTTGACAGCCCGGTTGACCCCCTTCCCGAAGCCAAAATACGCGTATGAGTACTCAAatcgaagctctttgagtctactatccaataaaagaagaatcaactcaattgatattttctacaaaacgttataattaaaatagtaaaccatgtcaaactTTGACACCAttctattttacattataacttgaactttttaCAACTCGGTAAATTCATGAAATTCTAGGGTCTTACATATgcgcttacacacattttaatatcattaaaagtttttttaacatatttttacatatttaataatatgttaaagaatataatatatttaaagtattagtttttttatatagtcttttttttatgatttatattacttaatcatttaataaaattaaatttaaaaaaatatattttacttttattacttaaaataatattatttaaaaagtaatatatgtttattgataaaaaaatataaaaatttgtgataaaaaaattttgtcttaaaaaattcattaataattttttatttgaacggtttcttttattaatattttattattaaataacgtttTCTTAGCAAGATTGAGCAATTGAACGCGaactagagaagagaaaagagtagaTACAGTTCTCATAGTTAACTGAACCAAAACTGTTataagtttagtttttaaaaactagaccataaaatagtatattgaacttttagtaaaagtggatcagtttttttaagtataatatagtatagttaactATCGTACAGTACAAATCAGTTATTTTTGCCCAGCCCTACTTATTAGGAGAAGAATGATGGTATGCATTTTAAGAAGGAAAATGCTCTGTTGACAGCATGAAAGATGAAAACCCTTGGCAACAGCGAGTTGGGAACGACCATTTGAAGGTGTCGAAACCTTGACAGCGACGTTAAAAAACCCTAATatcataaatacatttttaaaaaaacataatttcacCTCACTATGCCTTAGAGTGTCCACATCAACAGTTAAATGACATGTCATTCACCGATTGCACAGTTGGACATTGTGTCGTTATCGATTTAAATGTCGTTTGCAAACTTGACGAAAATAGAGATCATCAGTACTATTTagcctatatatatatatatatatatatatatatatatatatatatatatatatatatatatatatatatatatatatatatatatatatatatatatatatatatatataaaagcttctttatcttaataaaaatttcatatttgagAAAATACATACTCTTTTCATTCCTATAATGCTTCATTGATGGATCtaagttttgtttttaacaTATTACAAACTCGATTGaacttaaaatttcaatttttttcacacTATtagttaaatatgaaaaaaaataacagattGGACTAATACAagagaataatataaaatcttccAAATACAAGATACCATTATTTTTCCAATGAAAACACTTACATTCAATTGAAAGTACATAATCacacaataatataaatagcaGAAACAATCATCAAATACATAAATACAAATCCTtattcatgaatattatttgtAACAATGACCAATACTATTGTTTTCCATCAAATGGCAGAGCTTCCTTGGAAACATTGTCCAAATGTCCAACCTATTGAAACACTCAAATAGCAGCATGGTGAACTTCCTTGAGTAACCGATAGAAATCATTATAAGATGATCCTCCCAAACCAGTGGCTTGTATTGCTTTCTTTTTCCATTCTACACACTTTTGCCTCATCTTGTTCCCCTTTTCTCCCATTATCATTTCTTTCACAAGTGTTGTCACCTCCTCTCTTTTCACATCATCTTTAAGATCCATTCCTATTCCCCAATCTGTGCATATGTACCTGcaatttgtttgttgttcagCAAAGAATGGCCAACCGATCATAGGCACACCCCCACATATGCCTTCAACTGTAGAATTCCAGCCACAATGAGTTAGAAAAACCCCAACTGATGGATGAGAAAGCACTTCATCTTGTGCGCACCAACTTGTTATGTATACTCTACCCTTCACCTCATCTAACAAATCTTGTGGCAAAGGTGTAGACTCACCCATTACAAGATCTGGTCTTTTGATCCACAAAACTGGTAGATTACTATTTGCTAATCCCCAAGCAAATTCTTTCAGGTGATTCTCTGACATTACAGTGATACTTCCATAATTCACATAAATCACTGATGAAGGCTGCCATTGATCCAACCATTTGATACATTCTAAGTCGTGTTTCCACAGATTTGACCCACTGGCCGTAAAGCCATTATCTTTATCAGGAAAATGCCTTCCTAACAACTGAAGTGGACCAATGTTGTATATGTTTGGGTTAATGGCCATTAGAGCATTAAGGACTTCGTCTTCCAATTCTTGGAATGTGTTAATTATGATTGAAGATGACCTCATACATGTTTTTGCCTCTAAACCAAAGCAAACGAAATTGGTTTCATCAAGAGTTGTAGTTCTCACAAAACTTGGAAGATCTCTTATTCTCATATTTTTCATTCCACCTATCCAATCTAGATTTTTCTCCAAAGACCCATCCGTCGTGAAACTTTCGTCTGAAACATTCATAAGAGAATTAGCTTTCGTCTCAAACATTTTAACTCTTTACaattcacttttttcttttttgggaaatatttttttatactagaTAGACCATTCACAATTTACTGTTGAAAAAGTGtgacattatatttttttttaactttaatatatttttgttgctttgaaaatcattttcttttttgtatccTTATTTGATAAAGACAGATATGCTTTCCAATGTCTGTATGTCATTACAAATATATCACTGTCAAAAACTcataataaaagattttatttctaagaaaataaataccGAGTACATAAGAGAACATGTCTTAAAGTACAactataatgaaaattatatatttctcaTGTTTTAAACATGCTAGAACCAGTTGGACAAATagcttatttaattatttaaaaatatcatatttttatctaaatattGTTGCTATAGTTTAtgtgtataaatatatttatatttaaacattaagataatttaattaagtttatccaatattattttatatgtttttcttttgttaagaAAATGTTATACTCTTGCTAAGAGttgaaaaaaaacacataaaataaaaatatttgaattttaatttttcaattttcccTATTCTCAcactacataaaaaaataatagaaactcgatattatgtaaaaacaaatatagTATTCGAATGatatacttataaaatataCATAGAAGATATatgttatcaaatatttttttaaatctttaattaaattttatttattcatcaaatcatatttttaaatccttaattaatttttatttgaataaatgaTATTTGCTGACTACACAGAGTTTcacattaaaaacattttatacaaaatatcttaaatcttttattttttaattatatcatattatttattattgagcTGAATAAAGTATGGTGCCCATTAAATCTACTTTTAtcactaattttatattaattgcaatttataattaattctgaaaAAAATACGATTTGAAAATCgatgcaaaattaattaataaatattcaagttaccgaaaaagaatttaaattccaatttaaatattttgatttgaatatataaaattttgatttttttatctaaaattaattataattttaattatctaaatttataatGCCTTTTAATTGATTCCATCATTCCAATTTTATAGATTTGCTCATTTTTTGGCAAGATGGGACAATTACTAATATGGAGGGAAAAATCCATCAATTTCAATGGATTTTCATTATCTATGTTAAAAAGATATATCACTAT
Protein-coding sequences here:
- the LOC108319996 gene encoding 7-deoxyloganetin glucosyltransferase, which gives rise to MSISNSEKGHVVCVPFPAQGHVIPFMQLSKLLLCSGFHITFVNTEFNHKRLVKSLGEEFVKGQPGFQFETIPDGLSPSEKDATQSIAALCDSTAKHCFEPLKELVKRLNASHEVPLVTSIMYDGLMGFAGKVAKELNIAEQQFWTASACGLLGYLQFDEVVKRGIIPFQDESFTTDGSLEKNLDWIGGMKNMRIRDLPSFVRTTTLDETNFVCFGLEAKTCMRSSSIIINTFQELEDEVLNALMAINPNIYNIGPLQLLGRHFPDKDNGFTASGSNLWKHDLECIKWLDQWQPSSVIYVNYGSITVMSENHLKEFAWGLANSNLPVLWIKRPDLVMGESTPLPQDLLDEVKGRVYITSWCAQDEVLSHPSVGVFLTHCGWNSTVEGICGGVPMIGWPFFAEQQTNCRYICTDWGIGMDLKDDVKREEVTTLVKEMIMGEKGNKMRQKCVEWKKKAIQATGLGGSSYNDFYRLLKEVHHAAI